A genome region from Yoonia vestfoldensis includes the following:
- a CDS encoding F0F1 ATP synthase subunit gamma, translating to MPNLKDLKNRIASVKSTRKITKAMQMVAAAKLRRAQDAAEASRPYTERFTAVMAQLAASVGGSDTAPKLLSGTGSDQVHLLVVMTAERGLCGGFNGNITKLAKTHAQKLLAQGKTVKILTVGKKGRDALKRDFGSYAVGHVDLSAVKRVGYINAQDIARDVLARFDGGEFDVATIFFARFENVVTQHPTAQQIIPAKFEQDADADVTLYDYEPGEEEILADLLPRGVATAIFSALLENAASEQGARMSAMDNATRNAGDMIDKLTIQYNRSRQAVITNELIEIISGAEAL from the coding sequence GTGCCTAATCTTAAGGATCTGAAAAATCGGATCGCGTCGGTCAAATCGACCCGCAAGATCACCAAGGCCATGCAAATGGTCGCGGCTGCAAAACTGCGCCGCGCCCAGGATGCGGCCGAGGCGTCGCGCCCTTATACCGAACGGTTCACAGCCGTGATGGCGCAGCTTGCGGCCTCGGTCGGCGGGTCGGATACCGCGCCGAAATTGCTGTCGGGCACCGGCAGCGATCAGGTGCATCTGTTGGTCGTGATGACCGCTGAACGCGGTTTGTGCGGCGGTTTCAACGGCAACATCACCAAGCTGGCGAAAACCCATGCGCAAAAGCTGCTGGCCCAAGGCAAGACCGTCAAGATCCTGACGGTCGGCAAGAAAGGCCGCGACGCGCTCAAGCGGGACTTTGGCAGCTATGCGGTGGGCCATGTCGATCTGTCGGCTGTCAAACGCGTAGGCTATATCAACGCGCAGGACATCGCACGCGACGTGCTGGCCCGTTTCGATGGTGGCGAATTCGACGTTGCGACGATCTTTTTCGCGCGCTTTGAAAATGTCGTCACACAGCACCCGACGGCGCAGCAGATCATCCCCGCCAAGTTCGAACAGGACGCGGATGCGGATGTGACGCTTTACGATTACGAACCCGGTGAAGAGGAAATCCTTGCCGATCTGTTGCCGCGTGGCGTGGCCACGGCGATTTTCAGCGCTTTGCTGGAAAATGCGGCGTCCGAACAGGGCGCGCGGATGTCCGCCATGGACAACGCCACCCGCAACGCTGGCGACATGATCGACAAGCTGACCATCCAATATAACCGTTCCCGTCAGGCCGTCATCACGAATGAGCTGATTGAAATCATTTCGGGCGCGGAAGCGCTCTAG
- the gmd gene encoding GDP-mannose 4,6-dehydratase translates to MTKRALITGVTGQDGSYLAEFLLAKGYEVHGIKRRASSLNTARIDHIYQDPQTDHPRFMLHYGDLTDASNLTRIIAQVQPDEIYNLAAQSHVAVSFEAPEYTADVDALGTLRLLEAIRFLGLESKTRFYQASTSELYGQVTQSPQTETTPFHPRSPYGVAKLYAYWICVNYREAYGLHACNGILFNHESPRRGETFVTRKITRGLANIALGLENCLYMGNIDALRDWGHAKDYVRMQWMMLQQDQPEDYVIATGVQHSVRDFIRWSAAELGLDLDFTGKGRTETAVVTAVRSDLAPKIRVGDTIMRIDPRYYRPAEVDTLLGDPSKARRQLGWTPQISARQMCAEMVAEDYRAARRQAVLRDYGLDLPMAMQG, encoded by the coding sequence ATGACAAAACGCGCGCTGATCACGGGTGTGACGGGGCAGGACGGGTCCTATCTTGCGGAATTCCTGCTGGCCAAGGGCTATGAGGTACATGGAATCAAGCGCCGCGCCTCTAGCCTGAACACGGCACGGATCGACCACATCTATCAGGACCCGCAAACCGATCATCCCCGTTTCATGCTGCATTATGGCGATCTGACCGATGCCTCCAACCTGACCCGGATCATTGCACAGGTGCAGCCGGACGAGATTTACAATCTTGCCGCGCAATCCCATGTCGCTGTCAGCTTTGAAGCCCCCGAATATACCGCCGACGTGGATGCCTTGGGCACGCTGCGCCTGCTTGAAGCGATCAGGTTTCTGGGGCTGGAGTCCAAAACACGGTTCTATCAGGCCTCGACCTCGGAATTATACGGGCAGGTCACGCAATCGCCGCAGACCGAAACCACGCCGTTTCACCCGCGCAGCCCTTATGGGGTGGCAAAGCTCTATGCCTATTGGATCTGCGTGAACTACCGCGAGGCATATGGCCTGCATGCCTGCAACGGCATCTTGTTCAATCACGAAAGCCCAAGGCGCGGCGAAACCTTTGTGACCCGCAAGATCACGCGCGGTCTGGCCAATATCGCGCTGGGGTTGGAAAACTGCCTTTATATGGGCAATATCGACGCCTTGCGCGATTGGGGCCATGCCAAGGATTACGTCCGGATGCAGTGGATGATGCTGCAACAAGACCAGCCCGAGGATTACGTCATCGCGACAGGTGTGCAGCATTCGGTGCGCGATTTCATCCGCTGGTCTGCGGCGGAACTGGGCCTTGATCTGGATTTTACCGGCAAGGGGCGCACGGAAACCGCCGTCGTCACCGCCGTGCGCAGCGATCTGGCCCCCAAGATCCGCGTCGGGGATACGATCATGCGGATTGATCCGCGCTATTACCGCCCCGCCGAGGTCGATACGCTGCTGGGCGATCCGTCCAAGGCGCGCAGACAGCTGGGCTGGACCCCGCAGATCAGCGCGCGCCAGATGTGCGCCGAAATGGTCGCCGAAGATTACCGCGCCGCCCGCAGGCAGGCGGTGCTGCGCGATTATGGGCTGGACCTGCCGATGGCGATGCAGGGTTAG
- a CDS encoding DUF2793 domain-containing protein: protein MSDQSPRLSLPFILPAQAQKHVTHNEAIELLDLIVQLTLLSVSQATPPAAPQEGQAWAVPAGATDDWAGQESMIATWRGGGWLFVAPQDGWVAWVADAAAIHVRAGGVWVAQGDLQDLPGIGINTTADPVNRLSLRAPAALFDNEGGGHQIKINKAAATDTAAMVFQTGYGGRAEMGLAGSDDFSIKVAPDGATWRPAITIAAATARVQLAEALQLAPGAEPVTAAAGDIYFDSATAKLRCFDGTGWHDLF, encoded by the coding sequence ATGTCTGACCAATCCCCCCGCCTGTCCTTGCCGTTCATCCTGCCCGCCCAAGCGCAAAAGCATGTCACCCATAACGAGGCGATCGAATTGCTGGACCTGATCGTGCAGCTGACGCTGCTGTCGGTGTCGCAGGCCACGCCGCCCGCCGCCCCGCAGGAAGGCCAGGCCTGGGCCGTGCCTGCCGGTGCCACGGATGACTGGGCAGGGCAGGAGAGTATGATCGCCACTTGGCGTGGTGGCGGCTGGCTGTTTGTCGCGCCGCAGGATGGCTGGGTGGCCTGGGTTGCGGATGCGGCGGCTATTCATGTGCGCGCAGGCGGGGTCTGGGTCGCGCAGGGCGATTTGCAGGATCTGCCCGGCATCGGGATCAATACCACCGCCGATCCGGTCAACCGGCTAAGCCTGCGCGCGCCCGCTGCCTTGTTCGACAATGAAGGTGGCGGCCATCAGATCAAGATCAACAAGGCGGCAGCGACCGATACCGCCGCCATGGTGTTTCAGACAGGCTATGGCGGGCGGGCCGAAATGGGGCTGGCGGGCAGCGATGATTTCAGCATCAAGGTCGCGCCCGATGGTGCAACCTGGCGACCCGCGATCACCATTGCCGCAGCCACGGCGCGCGTGCAGCTGGCCGAGGCTCTGCAGCTGGCACCGGGGGCTGAGCCTGTGACGGCTGCGGCAGGCGATATCTATTTTGATTCTGCAACTGCAAAGCTGCGCTGCTTTGACGGAACCGGCTGGCACGATCTGTTTTGA
- a CDS encoding IS6 family transposase: MQIPSSMPRLKGFRYPREVVAYAVWAYHRFALSTADVEDLLAERGVIVSREAIRLWVNRFGTHFAGCIRRDRLRPNDKWHMDEVVITINGVKHWLWRAVDANGDTLDILMQTRRNAKAAKRFLAKLIAQFGQPRVIITDKLRSYIKPIARQAPGADHRAHKGLNNRIEGSHRPTRRREKIMGRFKSPRQAQRFLAAHDQINTIFKPRRYRLTANSYRHARADAFNLWADYAREMTA, encoded by the coding sequence ATGCAAATCCCATCGTCCATGCCGCGCCTGAAGGGCTTTCGTTATCCGCGTGAGGTCGTTGCTTATGCGGTTTGGGCGTACCACCGCTTTGCCCTGAGCACGGCGGATGTGGAAGACCTGTTGGCGGAGCGCGGCGTGATTGTCAGCCGCGAAGCTATCCGCCTTTGGGTCAACCGGTTTGGCACGCATTTTGCGGGCTGTATCCGTCGGGATCGATTACGTCCGAACGACAAATGGCACATGGACGAGGTTGTGATCACGATCAATGGCGTGAAGCACTGGCTGTGGCGTGCGGTGGATGCCAACGGCGACACACTTGATATTCTTATGCAAACACGGCGCAATGCCAAAGCCGCAAAGCGCTTTCTGGCAAAGCTGATTGCTCAATTTGGCCAACCGAGGGTGATCATCACCGACAAACTGCGTAGCTACATCAAACCAATCGCACGCCAGGCACCGGGAGCCGATCACCGTGCCCACAAGGGGCTTAACAATCGAATAGAAGGCAGCCACAGGCCGACGCGGCGACGAGAGAAAATCATGGGCCGATTTAAATCGCCAAGACAAGCGCAACGTTTCCTTGCAGCCCATGACCAGATCAACACGATCTTCAAACCTCGCCGCTATCGCCTCACCGCTAACTCCTATCGTCATGCAAGGGCAGATGCGTTCAACCTCTGGGCCGACTATGCCCGCGAGATGACCGCCTGA
- the atpA gene encoding F0F1 ATP synthase subunit alpha, with protein sequence MAIQASEISAILKDQIKNFGQEAEVAEVGRVLSVGDGIARVYGLDNVQAGEMVEFPGGIRGMALNLETDNVGVVIFGSDREIKEGDVVKRTKSIVDVPVGDELLGRVVDGLGNPLDGKGPIKAKKRAVADSKAPGIIPRKSVHEPMATGLKSVDAMIPIGRGQRELIIGDRQTGKTAVALDTILNQKSYNDAATNEYDKLYCVYVAIGQKRSTVAQLVKKLEESGAIEYSIVVAATASDPAPMQFLAPYAATAMAEHFRDNGRHALIIYDDLSKQAVSYRQMSLLLRRPPGREAYPGDVFYLHSRLLERSAKLNEDNGAGSLTALPIIETQGGDVSAFIPTNVISITDGQIFLETELFYQGIRPAVNTGLSVSRVGSSAQTNAMKSVAGPVKLELAQYREMAAFAQFGSDLDAATQQLLNRGARLTELMKQPQYAPLTNAEIVCVIYAGTKGYLDKIAIKDVGRFEAGLLKYLRTTGKDVLDMITKEDPKIKGDAEAKIKAALDAYAADFA encoded by the coding sequence ATGGCGATCCAAGCGTCGGAAATCTCTGCGATCCTGAAGGACCAGATCAAGAACTTCGGTCAAGAAGCCGAAGTGGCCGAAGTCGGCCGTGTGCTGAGCGTCGGCGACGGGATTGCCCGCGTCTACGGGCTGGACAATGTGCAGGCCGGTGAGATGGTCGAATTCCCCGGTGGTATCCGCGGAATGGCATTGAACCTTGAGACCGACAATGTCGGTGTCGTGATCTTCGGGTCCGACCGCGAGATCAAGGAAGGCGATGTCGTCAAGCGCACCAAATCCATCGTGGACGTTCCCGTCGGTGATGAATTGCTGGGTCGCGTTGTGGACGGTCTGGGCAATCCGCTGGACGGCAAAGGCCCGATCAAGGCGAAAAAGCGCGCTGTCGCTGACAGCAAGGCCCCCGGCATCATCCCGCGCAAATCGGTGCATGAGCCAATGGCAACCGGCCTGAAATCGGTCGATGCGATGATCCCGATTGGCCGTGGCCAGCGCGAATTGATCATCGGTGACCGTCAGACCGGTAAAACCGCCGTGGCGCTGGATACGATCCTGAACCAGAAATCGTATAACGACGCCGCCACCAACGAATATGACAAGCTTTACTGCGTTTATGTCGCCATCGGCCAGAAACGGTCCACCGTGGCGCAGCTGGTGAAAAAGCTCGAAGAATCGGGTGCCATCGAATATTCGATCGTCGTGGCTGCCACCGCATCCGACCCCGCGCCAATGCAGTTTCTGGCACCCTATGCCGCAACCGCCATGGCCGAACATTTCCGCGACAATGGCCGTCATGCGCTGATCATCTATGACGATCTGTCCAAACAGGCCGTGTCCTACCGCCAGATGTCGCTGCTGCTGCGCCGCCCACCAGGGCGCGAAGCCTATCCCGGCGACGTGTTCTATCTGCACTCGCGCCTGCTGGAACGTTCGGCCAAGCTGAACGAGGATAACGGCGCCGGGTCGCTGACCGCGCTGCCGATCATCGAAACCCAAGGTGGTGACGTGTCTGCGTTTATTCCGACCAACGTGATTTCGATCACCGACGGTCAGATCTTCCTTGAAACCGAATTGTTCTATCAGGGCATCCGCCCTGCCGTGAACACCGGTCTGTCGGTGTCGCGCGTGGGTTCCTCTGCCCAGACCAATGCGATGAAATCCGTGGCTGGTCCGGTGAAACTGGAACTGGCACAATACCGCGAAATGGCGGCCTTTGCGCAGTTCGGGTCCGATCTGGATGCCGCAACCCAGCAATTGCTGAACCGTGGCGCACGCCTGACCGAATTGATGAAGCAGCCGCAATATGCGCCGCTGACCAATGCGGAAATCGTCTGCGTGATCTATGCCGGCACCAAGGGCTATCTGGACAAGATCGCCATCAAGGATGTCGGTCGCTTCGAGGCTGGTCTGCTGAAATATCTGCGCACCACCGGCAAGGACGTGCTGGACATGATCACCAAGGAAGATCCGAAAATCAAAGGTGACGCCGAAGCCAAGATCAAGGCCGCTCTGGACGCATACGCCGCCGACTTCGCGTAA
- a CDS encoding F0F1 ATP synthase subunit delta: MSETAGISTGIAARYATAVFDLAKEGKDIKALETDVAALQAAINDSADFNTLLTSPLYNRDEQGAAVAAIAKKMKLSKTVGNVLSLLAAKRRLFVLPHMLAVLQDRLAEERGEITAEVTTAKSLTKAQSDKLAKTLSGQVGKTVTIKQTVDESIIGGLIVKVGSRMIDTSIAAKLNALQNTMKEVG, encoded by the coding sequence GTGTCCGAAACTGCTGGTATCTCCACAGGCATCGCCGCGCGCTATGCGACGGCCGTGTTTGACCTCGCCAAGGAAGGCAAGGACATCAAGGCATTGGAAACGGATGTCGCGGCGCTGCAAGCCGCGATCAATGACAGTGCGGATTTCAATACATTGCTGACATCGCCCCTGTATAACCGCGACGAACAGGGTGCGGCCGTTGCGGCCATCGCGAAAAAGATGAAACTGTCGAAAACCGTCGGCAATGTGCTGTCTTTGCTGGCGGCCAAGCGGCGGTTATTCGTGCTGCCACATATGCTGGCCGTGTTGCAGGATCGTCTGGCCGAAGAACGCGGCGAGATTACCGCCGAAGTCACGACCGCGAAATCCTTGACCAAGGCGCAGAGCGACAAGCTCGCCAAGACGCTTTCGGGCCAGGTGGGCAAGACCGTTACCATCAAGCAAACCGTCGATGAAAGCATCATCGGCGGTCTTATCGTAAAAGTGGGCTCTCGGATGATCGACACGTCGATCGCCGCCAAGCTCAACGCACTCCAGAACACCATGAAAGAGGTCGGATAA